A DNA window from Pseudomonas resinovorans NBRC 106553 contains the following coding sequences:
- a CDS encoding MDR family oxidoreductase, translating into MFNAILIEKDEAGYRASNTRLDEAALPEGDVTIKVAYSTLNYKDGLAITGKSPVVRQFPIVPGIDLAGTVEASSHPDYQVGDAVLLNGWGVGETHWGGLAQKARLKGDWLIPLPAGFSARQAMAIGTAGYTAMLCLLALERHGLKPGQGDVLVTGANGGVGSFAIALLAGLGYRVVAATGRPEEADYLKGLGAAEIIARQELSEPGRPLGKERWVAAIDSVGSHTLANVCAGLKADGAVAACGLAQGMDLPASVAPFILRGVSLLGINSVTRPRAERIEAWDRLVRDLDIAQLDAITREIGLGDAIATAHDLLAGKVRGRVVVNLDA; encoded by the coding sequence ATGTTCAACGCAATCCTGATCGAGAAAGACGAGGCCGGTTACCGCGCCAGCAACACCCGACTGGACGAGGCCGCGTTGCCGGAAGGCGACGTCACCATCAAGGTTGCCTACAGCACCCTGAACTACAAGGACGGCCTGGCGATCACCGGCAAGAGTCCGGTGGTGCGGCAGTTCCCCATAGTGCCGGGCATCGACCTGGCCGGCACGGTGGAAGCCAGCAGCCACCCGGATTACCAGGTAGGCGACGCGGTGCTGCTCAACGGCTGGGGCGTGGGCGAGACCCACTGGGGCGGCCTGGCGCAGAAGGCGCGGCTCAAGGGCGACTGGCTGATCCCCCTGCCCGCCGGCTTCAGCGCGCGCCAGGCGATGGCCATCGGCACCGCCGGCTACACCGCCATGCTCTGCCTGCTGGCCCTGGAGCGCCACGGCCTGAAGCCCGGCCAGGGCGACGTGCTGGTGACCGGCGCCAACGGCGGCGTCGGCAGCTTCGCCATCGCCCTGCTGGCTGGCCTGGGCTACCGCGTGGTGGCCGCCACCGGCCGTCCCGAAGAAGCCGACTACCTCAAGGGCCTGGGGGCCGCCGAGATCATCGCCCGGCAGGAACTCTCCGAACCGGGCCGACCGCTGGGCAAGGAGCGCTGGGTAGCCGCCATCGACTCGGTGGGCAGCCATACCCTGGCCAACGTCTGCGCGGGCCTCAAGGCCGACGGCGCCGTAGCCGCCTGCGGCCTGGCCCAGGGCATGGACCTGCCGGCCAGCGTGGCGCCCTTCATCCTGCGTGGCGTGAGCTTGCTCGGCATCAACAGCGTCACCCGCCCCCGCGCCGAGCGGATCGAAGCCTGGGATCGCCTGGTCCGCGACCTGGACATCGCCCAGCTGGACGCCATCACCCGCGAGATCGGCCTGGGCGACGCCATCGCCACCGCCCATGACCTGCTGGCCGGCAAGGTGCGTGGCCGGGTGGTGGTCAACCTGGACGCTTGA
- a CDS encoding methyl-accepting chemotaxis protein, translating to MSRKPLAALLLGSGGLLCLMTLAGSAWWLAPALLAIAAGGLLYHREPPRVVEVRVEVPGVERVVAVAEPAPSTALSRNAPAEHLQRPLHELLDAIAHCEADMQYANSLARAAGEKVQLGAESMQATAAAIGELDAYLAHIGQVFNELGSQSMRIGAIVGSIQDIARQTNLLALNAAIEAARAGAHGRGFAVVADEVRNLSLRANESSGQIRLIAEGLQKAAEEARAGMEHVGESTRTGLAKSTAALQAMGEMRAGAAARVEIVERIVQRLAGQRGLAQRMEQLLEEGA from the coding sequence ATGTCCCGCAAACCCCTGGCCGCACTGCTGCTTGGCAGTGGCGGCCTGTTGTGCCTGATGACCCTGGCCGGCAGCGCCTGGTGGCTGGCCCCCGCGCTGCTGGCCATCGCCGCCGGCGGACTGCTGTATCACCGGGAACCGCCGCGCGTGGTGGAAGTGCGGGTGGAGGTGCCCGGGGTGGAGCGGGTGGTCGCCGTGGCCGAACCCGCGCCTTCGACAGCGCTGTCGCGCAACGCCCCGGCCGAGCACCTGCAACGCCCGCTGCACGAGTTGCTGGACGCCATCGCCCACTGCGAGGCGGACATGCAGTACGCCAACTCCCTGGCCCGCGCGGCCGGCGAGAAGGTGCAGCTGGGCGCCGAGAGCATGCAAGCCACCGCCGCCGCCATCGGCGAGCTGGATGCTTACCTCGCGCATATCGGCCAGGTGTTCAACGAGCTGGGCAGTCAGTCGATGCGCATCGGCGCCATTGTCGGCAGCATCCAGGACATCGCCCGGCAGACCAACCTGCTGGCGCTCAACGCCGCCATCGAGGCCGCGCGGGCGGGTGCCCACGGACGTGGCTTCGCCGTGGTGGCGGACGAGGTGCGCAACCTGTCGCTGCGGGCCAACGAATCCAGCGGGCAGATCCGCCTGATCGCCGAGGGCCTGCAGAAGGCGGCGGAAGAGGCGAGGGCGGGCATGGAGCATGTCGGCGAATCCACCCGCACCGGCCTGGCGAAATCCACCGCGGCCCTGCAGGCCATGGGGGAGATGCGCGCGGGCGCGGCGGCGCGGGTGGAGATCGTCGAGCGGATCGTCCAGCGGCTCGCTGGCCAGCGGGGCCTGGCGCAGCGGATGGAGCAGTTGCTGGAAGAGGGCGCCTGA
- a CDS encoding OprD family porin, producing the protein MTQHTSKLSVMLCTGLATGIAQAAETGFIEDSTATLQARNYYFSRDYSDIVGPNKQSKAEEWAQGFILNFKSGYTPGPLGFGLDAIGTLGIKLDSSPDRVNTGLLPVQEDGRAADEYSRLGVAGKMRFSRTELKVGELQPNLPVLVFSDIRLLPPSYQGASVTSAEIDGLTLQGGHLTSTSLRNESGDDKMQAMLGHVPQRQASSDAFNYAGADYAFNTNRTTASAWYAQLEDIYNQRYFGLKHSEPMGAWVLGANTGYFDSSEDGKALIGPIDNQAFYTLLSAKRGGHTFFLGYQAMFGDSPFPRVFANVSPLGNEVPTFEFAYTDERSWQVRYDYDFAALGVPGLVASTRYITGDNVDTGLGFEGKDWERDLDISYVVQSGTFKGLGARVRNVTARSNYRTDIDENRLILSYTWTLF; encoded by the coding sequence ATGACCCAACACACGAGCAAGCTTTCCGTAATGCTGTGCACCGGCCTGGCCACCGGTATCGCCCAGGCCGCCGAGACCGGCTTCATCGAGGATTCGACGGCCACCCTGCAGGCGCGCAACTACTACTTCAGCCGTGATTACTCCGACATCGTCGGACCGAACAAGCAGTCCAAGGCCGAAGAATGGGCACAGGGCTTCATCCTCAACTTCAAATCCGGCTACACGCCTGGCCCGCTGGGCTTCGGCCTCGACGCCATCGGCACCCTCGGCATCAAGCTCGACAGCAGCCCCGACCGGGTCAACACCGGCCTGCTGCCGGTGCAGGAAGACGGCCGCGCCGCCGATGAATACAGCCGTCTCGGCGTGGCCGGGAAGATGCGCTTCTCCAGGACCGAGCTGAAAGTGGGCGAGCTGCAGCCCAACCTGCCGGTGCTGGTGTTCAGCGATATCCGCCTGCTGCCGCCCAGCTACCAGGGCGCCAGCGTCACCTCCGCCGAGATCGATGGCCTGACCCTGCAGGGCGGCCACCTGACCTCCACCAGCCTGCGCAACGAATCCGGCGACGACAAGATGCAGGCCATGCTCGGCCACGTGCCGCAGCGCCAGGCCTCCAGCGACGCCTTCAACTACGCCGGCGCCGACTACGCCTTCAACACCAACCGCACCACGGCGAGCGCCTGGTACGCCCAGCTGGAAGACATCTACAACCAGCGCTACTTCGGCCTCAAGCACAGCGAGCCGATGGGCGCCTGGGTACTGGGCGCCAACACCGGCTACTTCGATTCCAGCGAAGACGGCAAGGCCCTGATCGGCCCCATCGACAACCAGGCCTTCTACACGCTGTTGTCGGCCAAGCGCGGCGGCCACACCTTCTTCCTCGGCTACCAGGCAATGTTCGGCGATAGCCCCTTCCCAAGGGTCTTCGCCAACGTCAGCCCGCTGGGCAACGAAGTGCCCACCTTCGAGTTCGCCTACACCGACGAACGCTCCTGGCAGGTGCGCTACGACTACGACTTCGCCGCCCTCGGCGTGCCCGGCCTGGTGGCCAGCACCCGCTACATCACCGGCGACAACGTCGACACCGGGCTGGGCTTTGAGGGCAAGGACTGGGAGCGCGACCTGGACATCAGCTACGTGGTCCAGAGCGGCACCTTCAAGGGGCTCGGCGCACGGGTGCGCAATGTCACCGCACGCTCCAACTACCGCACCGACATCGACGAGAACCGTCTGATCCTGAGTTACACCTGGACGCTGTTCTGA
- a CDS encoding benzoate/H(+) symporter BenE family transporter translates to MRTLFKDCSLSAVVAGFIATLISYAGPLVIVFQAAESGGMPAALLSSWVWAISIGSGVLGIVLSIRYRVPVIIAWSAPGSALLVSMLPGISAGEAVGAYVMANAIILLVGLSGAFDRIVGKLPAAISAAMLAGILFSFGTRLFTSLKDEPLMVMAMFVTYLLVRRLAARYAVMAVLLVGCVIAAGSGQLNASALVIGFATPEWVTPEFSWHGLFNIALPLVMVALTGQFVPGVAVLRNAGYPTPASPIISASGLGSLLLAPFGCHGLTLAAITAAICTGREAHEDPGRRYVSGVVGGVFYLLLGIFGATLVSIFTALPKELIAALAGLALFGAIAGALAGSMAVPEDREAALITFLVTASGMSFLGLSAAFWGLIFGIFAHLLLTARKASEASPQREAVPEPNP, encoded by the coding sequence ATGCGTACCCTGTTCAAGGACTGTTCCCTGTCCGCCGTGGTGGCGGGATTCATCGCCACCCTGATTTCCTATGCCGGTCCCCTGGTGATCGTGTTCCAGGCGGCGGAGAGCGGCGGCATGCCGGCTGCACTGCTGTCGTCCTGGGTCTGGGCCATTTCCATCGGTAGCGGCGTGCTGGGCATCGTCCTCAGCATCCGCTACCGGGTGCCGGTGATCATCGCCTGGTCGGCGCCGGGCTCGGCGCTGCTGGTGTCCATGCTGCCGGGCATCAGCGCCGGCGAGGCGGTGGGGGCCTACGTGATGGCCAACGCCATCATCCTGCTGGTGGGCCTCTCCGGCGCCTTCGACCGCATCGTCGGCAAGCTGCCGGCGGCCATCTCGGCCGCCATGCTGGCGGGCATCCTGTTCAGCTTCGGCACGCGGCTGTTCACCTCGCTGAAGGACGAACCGCTGATGGTGATGGCGATGTTCGTCACCTACCTGCTGGTGCGTCGGTTGGCGGCGCGCTATGCGGTGATGGCGGTGCTGCTGGTGGGCTGTGTCATCGCCGCCGGCAGTGGCCAGTTGAACGCCTCGGCGCTGGTGATCGGTTTCGCCACGCCGGAATGGGTGACCCCGGAGTTCAGCTGGCATGGCCTGTTCAACATCGCCCTGCCGCTGGTGATGGTGGCCCTGACCGGGCAGTTCGTGCCGGGCGTGGCGGTGCTGCGCAATGCCGGCTACCCCACGCCGGCCAGCCCGATCATCTCCGCCAGCGGCCTGGGCAGCCTGCTGCTGGCGCCCTTCGGTTGCCACGGCCTGACCCTGGCGGCCATCACCGCCGCCATCTGCACCGGCCGCGAGGCCCATGAAGACCCGGGCCGGCGCTACGTCTCCGGCGTGGTCGGCGGGGTGTTCTACCTGCTGCTGGGTATCTTCGGCGCCACCCTGGTGTCGATCTTCACCGCGCTGCCCAAGGAACTGATCGCGGCACTGGCGGGGCTGGCGCTGTTCGGCGCCATCGCCGGCGCCCTGGCCGGTTCCATGGCGGTGCCGGAGGACCGCGAGGCGGCCCTGATCACCTTCCTGGTCACCGCCTCGGGGATGAGTTTCCTCGGCCTGTCGGCGGCGTTCTGGGGGCTGATCTTCGGCATCTTCGCCCACCTGCTGCTGACGGCCCGCAAGGCGTCCGAGGCAAGCCCGCAAAGGGAGGCGGTTCCCGAACCCAATCCCTGA
- a CDS encoding MFS transporter produces the protein MRKLDVHEIIDNARFTPFHWMVMCWCALLLIFDGYDLFIYGVVLPVLMKEWGLTPLEAGALGSYALFGMMFGALFFGPLADKIGRKKGIAICFVLFSGFTVLNGFASNPTEFGVCRFMAGLGIGGLMPNVVALMNEYAPKKLRSTLVAIMFSGYSLGGMLSAGVGIYMLPRFGWEAMFFAAILPLLLLPLILWYLPESVGFLLRQGRTEQARAILKRVAPERALLDDDELILAETKTRGAPVLELFREGRALRTVMIWIAFFCCLLMVYALSSWLPKLMANAGYSLGSSLSFLLALNFGGMFGAIAGGFLGDRFNLPKVVAVFFIVAAVSISLLGFKSPTPLLYLLIAIAGASTIGTQILLYATAAQFYGLEIRSTGLGWASGIGRNGAIVGPLLGGMLLGINLPLQLNFMAFAIPGAIAALAMCFVSLRQPKAAPLVAAAQG, from the coding sequence ATGCGAAAACTCGACGTACACGAGATCATCGACAACGCGCGCTTCACGCCCTTCCACTGGATGGTGATGTGCTGGTGCGCACTCCTGCTCATCTTCGACGGCTATGACCTGTTCATCTACGGCGTGGTCCTGCCCGTACTCATGAAGGAATGGGGCCTGACCCCGCTGGAAGCCGGTGCCCTGGGCAGCTACGCGCTGTTCGGGATGATGTTCGGCGCGCTGTTCTTCGGCCCCCTGGCCGACAAGATCGGCCGCAAGAAGGGCATCGCCATCTGCTTCGTGCTGTTCTCCGGCTTCACCGTGCTCAACGGCTTTGCCAGCAACCCCACCGAGTTCGGCGTCTGCCGCTTCATGGCGGGCCTGGGCATCGGCGGGTTGATGCCCAACGTCGTGGCGCTGATGAACGAATACGCGCCGAAGAAACTGCGCAGCACCCTGGTGGCCATCATGTTCAGCGGCTACTCCCTGGGCGGCATGCTGTCGGCCGGCGTCGGCATCTACATGCTCCCGCGCTTTGGCTGGGAGGCCATGTTCTTCGCCGCCATCCTGCCGCTCCTGCTGCTGCCGCTGATCCTCTGGTACCTGCCCGAATCGGTTGGCTTCCTGCTGCGCCAGGGTCGCACCGAACAGGCCCGCGCCATCCTCAAGCGCGTGGCGCCCGAGCGTGCGCTGCTGGACGACGACGAACTGATCCTGGCGGAAACCAAGACCCGTGGCGCGCCGGTACTGGAGCTGTTCCGCGAAGGTCGTGCGCTGCGCACGGTGATGATCTGGATCGCCTTCTTCTGCTGCCTGCTGATGGTCTACGCGCTGAGCTCCTGGCTGCCCAAGCTCATGGCCAACGCCGGCTACAGCCTGGGTTCGAGCCTGTCCTTCCTGCTCGCGCTGAACTTCGGCGGCATGTTCGGCGCCATCGCCGGCGGCTTCCTCGGTGACCGCTTCAACCTGCCGAAGGTGGTGGCGGTGTTCTTCATCGTCGCGGCGGTGTCCATCAGCCTGCTGGGCTTCAAGAGCCCGACGCCCTTGCTCTACCTGCTGATCGCCATCGCCGGCGCCAGCACCATCGGCACGCAGATCCTGCTGTATGCCACCGCCGCGCAGTTCTACGGCCTGGAAATCCGCTCCACCGGCCTCGGCTGGGCCTCGGGCATCGGCCGCAACGGCGCCATCGTCGGCCCGCTGCTGGGCGGCATGCTGCTGGGCATCAACCTGCCGCTGCAGCTGAACTTCATGGCCTTCGCCATCCCGGGCGCCATCGCCGCCCTGGCCATGTGCTTCGTCTCCCTGCGCCAGCCCAAGGCTGCGCCGCTGGTAGCCGCGGCCCAGGGCTGA
- a CDS encoding 1,6-dihydroxycyclohexa-2,4-diene-1-carboxylate dehydrogenase, with protein sequence MNKRFQDKVALVTGAAQGIGRRVVERLVEEGAQVVAVDRSELVFELQEQFGGALLAQTADLEQFAECHRVADAAVERFGRLDILINNVGGTIWAKPYEHYQEHEIEAEVRRSLFPTLWCCHAALPHMLAQGAGAIVNVSSIATRSLNRVPYGAAKGGVNALTACLAFENAERGIRVNATAPGGTEAPPRRIPRNAAEQSEAEKGWYQQIVDQTIDSSLMKRYGTIDEQVGAILFLASDDASYITGVTLPVGGGDLG encoded by the coding sequence ATGAACAAGAGATTCCAGGACAAGGTCGCGCTGGTCACCGGCGCCGCCCAGGGTATCGGCCGCCGGGTGGTCGAGCGGCTGGTGGAGGAGGGCGCGCAGGTCGTCGCCGTGGACCGTTCCGAGCTGGTCTTCGAGCTGCAGGAGCAGTTCGGCGGCGCGCTGCTGGCCCAGACCGCCGACCTCGAACAGTTCGCCGAATGCCACCGTGTGGCCGACGCCGCGGTGGAGCGCTTCGGCCGGTTGGACATCCTCATCAACAATGTGGGCGGGACCATCTGGGCCAAGCCCTACGAGCATTACCAGGAGCACGAAATCGAGGCCGAAGTGCGTCGCTCGCTGTTCCCCACCCTCTGGTGCTGCCACGCCGCGCTGCCGCACATGCTGGCGCAGGGCGCCGGCGCCATCGTCAACGTGTCCTCCATCGCCACCCGCAGTCTCAACCGCGTGCCCTACGGCGCGGCCAAGGGGGGGGTCAACGCCCTGACCGCGTGCCTGGCCTTCGAGAACGCCGAGCGTGGCATCCGCGTCAACGCCACCGCACCGGGCGGCACCGAAGCCCCGCCACGGCGCATCCCGCGTAACGCAGCCGAACAGAGCGAAGCGGAGAAGGGCTGGTACCAGCAGATCGTCGACCAGACCATCGATAGCAGCCTGATGAAGCGCTACGGAACCATCGACGAACAAGTGGGCGCCATCCTCTTCCTGGCCTCCGACGACGCTTCCTACATCACCGGCGTGACCCTGCCGGTAGGCGGTGGCGACCTGGGTTGA
- the benC gene encoding benzoate 1,2-dioxygenase electron transfer component BenC, with amino-acid sequence MSHKIALTFEDGVTRFIDATPSETVADAAYRQGINIPLDCRDGACGTCKCFAEAGRYDLGQEYIEDALSEDEAAQGYVLTCQMRAESDCVVRVPASSDVCKTAQASFEACISDVRQLSDSTISLSIQGESLSKLAFLPGQYVNLTVPGSDQTRAYSFSSLQKDGQVSFLIRNVPGGLMSSFLTSLAKAGDSMSLAGPLGSFYLRDIRRPLLLLAGGTGLAPFTAMLEKIAQDGSEHPLHLIYGVTNDFDLVEMDRLQDFAARIPNFTYSACVANPDSSYPQKGYVTQHIEPKHLNDGDVDVYLCGPPPMVEAVSQFIREQGIQPANFYYEKFAASAA; translated from the coding sequence ATGTCCCATAAAATTGCACTGACTTTCGAAGACGGCGTCACCCGTTTCATTGACGCCACCCCCAGCGAAACCGTCGCCGACGCGGCCTATCGCCAGGGCATCAACATCCCGCTGGACTGCCGCGACGGCGCCTGCGGCACCTGCAAGTGCTTCGCCGAGGCCGGTCGCTACGACCTGGGCCAGGAATACATCGAAGACGCCCTGAGCGAAGACGAAGCCGCGCAAGGCTACGTGCTCACCTGCCAGATGCGCGCCGAGAGCGACTGCGTGGTACGGGTGCCGGCGTCTTCCGACGTCTGCAAGACCGCGCAGGCGAGCTTCGAGGCCTGCATCAGCGACGTCCGCCAGCTGTCCGACAGCACCATCTCGCTGTCCATCCAGGGCGAGTCCCTGAGCAAGCTGGCCTTCCTGCCGGGCCAGTACGTCAACCTCACCGTGCCGGGCAGCGACCAGACCCGTGCCTACTCCTTCAGCTCGCTGCAGAAGGACGGCCAGGTCAGCTTCCTGATCCGCAACGTGCCGGGCGGCCTGATGAGCAGCTTCCTCACCAGCCTGGCCAAGGCCGGCGACAGCATGTCCCTGGCCGGCCCCCTGGGCAGCTTCTACCTGCGCGACATCCGCCGGCCGCTGTTGCTGCTGGCCGGTGGCACGGGGCTGGCACCCTTCACCGCGATGCTGGAGAAGATCGCCCAGGACGGTAGCGAGCACCCGCTGCACCTGATCTACGGCGTGACCAACGACTTCGATCTGGTGGAGATGGACCGTCTGCAGGACTTCGCCGCGCGCATCCCCAACTTCACCTACAGCGCCTGCGTGGCCAACCCGGACAGCAGCTACCCGCAGAAGGGCTACGTGACCCAGCACATCGAGCCCAAGCACCTCAACGACGGCGACGTGGACGTCTACCTGTGCGGCCCGCCGCCCATGGTGGAGGCGGTCAGCCAGTTCATCCGCGAGCAGGGCATCCAGCCGGCCAACTTCTATTACGAGAAGTTCGCCGCCAGCGCCGCCTGA
- the benB gene encoding benzoate 1,2-dioxygenase small subunit, whose product MSISYEAVRDFLYREARYLDDKDWDNWLELYASDATFWMPSWDDRDELTEDPQTEISLIWYGNRGGLEDRVFRIKTDRSSATMPDTRTSHNISNLELLEVADGLCKVRFNWHTLSFRYKTVDSYFGTSFYTLDVRGESPLIKEKKVVLKNDYVRQVIDIYHI is encoded by the coding sequence ATGAGCATCTCTTATGAGGCCGTGCGCGACTTCCTCTACCGCGAAGCGCGCTACCTGGACGACAAGGACTGGGACAACTGGCTGGAGCTGTACGCCAGCGACGCCACCTTCTGGATGCCGTCCTGGGACGACCGCGACGAGCTGACCGAAGACCCGCAGACCGAAATCTCGCTGATCTGGTACGGCAACCGTGGTGGCCTCGAAGACCGTGTCTTCCGCATCAAGACCGACCGTTCCAGCGCGACCATGCCGGACACCCGTACCTCGCACAACATCAGCAACCTCGAGCTTCTCGAAGTGGCCGACGGCCTGTGCAAGGTGCGCTTCAACTGGCACACCCTGAGCTTCCGCTACAAGACCGTGGACAGCTACTTCGGCACCAGCTTCTACACCCTCGACGTGCGTGGCGAGAGCCCGCTGATCAAGGAGAAGAAGGTGGTCCTGAAGAATGACTACGTGCGGCAAGTGATCGATATCTATCACATCTAG
- the benA gene encoding benzoate 1,2-dioxygenase large subunit, whose translation MSLGFDYLNSLLEDDHEKGIYRCKREMFTDPRLFELEMKHIFEGNWIYLAHESQIPEKNDYLTLNMGRQPIFIARNKDGQLNAFLNACSHRGAQLCRHKSGNKSSYTCPFHGWTFNNSGKLLKVKDPAEAGYPSSFNCEGSHDLTRVARFESYRGFLFGSLNADVKPLVEHLGESAKIIDMIVDQSPEGLEVLRGSSSYIYEGNWKLTAENGADGYHVSSVHWNYAATQNQRKQREAGEEIKTMSAGAWAKNGGGFYSFDHGHLLLWTRWANPEDRPLYERRDELAQDFGKARADWMIENSRNLCLYPNVYLMDQFSSQIRIARPISVNQTEITIYCIAPKGESAEARSKRIRQYEDFFNVSGMATPDDLEEFRSCQLGYAGSRGWNDMSRGAAHWVEGADEAAKEIELHPLLSGVRTEDEGLFVLQHKYWQETMLKAAAAEQQLIPVEAVQ comes from the coding sequence ATGTCCCTGGGATTCGACTACCTGAATTCGCTGCTTGAAGACGACCACGAGAAGGGCATCTACCGCTGCAAGCGTGAGATGTTCACCGACCCTCGCCTGTTCGAGCTGGAGATGAAGCACATCTTCGAAGGCAACTGGATCTATCTCGCCCACGAGAGCCAGATTCCCGAGAAGAACGACTACCTCACCCTCAACATGGGTCGCCAGCCGATCTTCATCGCGCGCAACAAGGATGGCCAGCTCAACGCCTTCCTCAATGCCTGCAGCCACCGCGGTGCCCAGCTGTGCCGGCACAAGAGCGGTAACAAGTCCTCTTATACCTGCCCCTTCCACGGCTGGACGTTCAACAACTCCGGCAAGCTGCTGAAGGTCAAGGACCCGGCCGAGGCCGGCTATCCCTCCAGCTTCAACTGCGAAGGCTCCCACGACCTGACCCGCGTTGCCCGTTTCGAGTCCTATCGCGGTTTCCTCTTCGGCAGCCTGAACGCCGATGTGAAGCCCCTGGTCGAGCACCTGGGCGAGTCCGCCAAGATCATCGACATGATCGTCGACCAGTCCCCCGAGGGCCTGGAAGTCCTGCGCGGCTCCTCCAGCTACATCTACGAAGGCAACTGGAAGCTGACCGCCGAGAACGGCGCCGACGGCTACCACGTGAGCTCCGTGCACTGGAACTACGCCGCCACCCAGAACCAGCGCAAGCAGCGCGAGGCGGGTGAAGAGATCAAGACCATGAGTGCCGGCGCCTGGGCCAAGAACGGCGGTGGCTTCTACTCCTTCGATCACGGTCACCTGCTGCTCTGGACCCGTTGGGCCAACCCCGAGGATCGCCCCCTCTACGAGCGCCGCGACGAGCTCGCCCAGGACTTCGGCAAGGCTCGCGCCGACTGGATGATCGAGAACTCGCGCAACCTCTGCCTGTACCCGAACGTGTACCTGATGGACCAGTTCAGCTCGCAGATCCGCATCGCCCGGCCGATCTCTGTCAACCAGACGGAAATCACCATCTACTGCATCGCTCCCAAAGGCGAAAGCGCGGAAGCCCGCAGCAAACGCATCCGCCAGTACGAAGACTTCTTCAACGTCAGCGGCATGGCCACCCCGGACGACCTGGAAGAGTTCCGCTCCTGCCAGCTGGGTTACGCGGGCAGCCGTGGCTGGAACGACATGTCCCGTGGCGCCGCCCACTGGGTGGAAGGCGCCGACGAGGCGGCCAAGGAAATCGAATTGCACCCGCTGCTGTCCGGCGTGCGCACCGAGGACGAAGGCCTGTTCGTGCTGCAGCACAAGTACTGGCAGGAAACCATGCTCAAGGCGGCCGCCGCCGAGCAGCAACTGATCCCCGTGGAGGCCGTGCAATGA
- a CDS encoding AraC family transcriptional regulator: MDSRLLSERSRVFERADPYAVSGYVNQHVGSHCIRLPAAGHPEASLNHRKFANLDLCRISYGGAVRVTSPALETIYHLQILISGHCLWRGHKQEHYLAPGELLLINPDDPVDLTYSDDCEKFILKMPTTLMESICDEQRWQRPSPGVRFVQNNYRLDELEGFVNLLAMVCQEAEATDALPRVQEHYAQIVASKMLSLMKTNVSRESLGCQEASFERILAYIEHNLKQDISGEFLARQASMSLRSLYGLFERHLGTTPKHYIRQKKLERIRAALADPSCNVRSVTELALDYGFLHLGRFSESYKSLFGELPSDTLKRRSL, encoded by the coding sequence ATGGATAGTCGCCTGCTGAGTGAACGCAGTAGGGTGTTCGAGCGTGCGGACCCCTATGCCGTGTCCGGATATGTGAACCAGCATGTGGGTTCGCATTGCATCCGACTGCCCGCGGCCGGCCATCCGGAAGCCAGCCTCAACCATCGCAAGTTCGCCAACCTCGACCTCTGCCGCATCAGCTACGGCGGTGCCGTGCGCGTCACCTCGCCGGCCCTCGAAACCATCTACCACCTGCAGATTCTTATCAGCGGCCATTGCCTCTGGCGCGGCCACAAGCAGGAACACTACCTGGCGCCGGGCGAGCTGCTGCTGATCAACCCCGACGACCCGGTGGACCTGACCTACTCGGATGACTGCGAGAAGTTCATCCTGAAGATGCCCACCACCCTGATGGAATCCATCTGCGACGAACAGCGCTGGCAGCGCCCCAGCCCCGGCGTGCGCTTCGTGCAGAACAACTACCGGCTCGACGAGCTGGAAGGCTTCGTCAACCTGCTGGCCATGGTCTGCCAGGAGGCCGAGGCGACCGATGCGCTGCCACGGGTGCAGGAGCACTACGCGCAGATAGTCGCGAGCAAGATGCTCAGCCTGATGAAGACCAACGTCAGCCGCGAGAGCCTGGGCTGCCAGGAAGCCTCCTTCGAGCGGATCCTGGCCTACATCGAGCACAACCTGAAGCAGGATATCAGCGGTGAGTTCCTCGCCCGCCAGGCCAGTATGAGCCTGCGTTCCCTCTATGGGCTGTTCGAGCGTCACCTGGGCACCACGCCGAAGCACTACATCCGCCAGAAGAAGCTGGAGCGCATCCGCGCGGCCCTGGCCGACCCCAGCTGCAATGTCCGCAGCGTCACCGAGCTGGCCCTGGACTACGGCTTCCTCCACCTGGGCCGCTTCTCCGAGAGCTACAAGAGCCTGTTCGGCGAACTGCCGTCCGATACGCTGAAGCGTCGCAGCCTGTAA